The DNA segment CGGACAATGCATGTGGATGGATGGAGGACCCACTATCGCTGTAAGTTATCTTAGTGCTTTCTTTAAGACatacgggtccttttgtaatgaatcttatcgttatgtaatgacactgttgtgttatcacttatgaagtcaccacatgtatgaaacttgatcctgacatatatGTGGTATGTATCtggtttgttcttttgaaaccgggtgtgacaaaggGCGATACGAATGGTTGAAGCCGGAGAGCGTCTCTGTCTAGAGAAGAGCTCGGTTCGATCATGCTGGAGAAGGTGGCGAATACGATGGACGAGGTGGCCTTGCTCTGCTGCACTAACCTATCGTTCCTCCCTGTCTTCTTGCTCGTCGATTGCAGAGGCTGCTACTTCACCAACCTAAAGTTCGACACCACTCATGCCGTTGTAACCGACGTCCACATCATCATGCCTATGGCTAGGGTTTAAGTGTCCAGACCGCCATCATGGCCACCATGGTTGGGTCTAGCCATGTTATGTGAGGTGACGATGCTCTTAGGCACTCCACCAGTGCCATTGCGACCTCTAACTCCATGGCGTTCTATTCGAGAGTTGCTCACTGATAGCAATGACATGCTTGTCTTTGATCCCCTTATTTCAAGCATTAAGGAGTACTTCCCTGACACCATGAGCTTAAATGAAGGTTCACCAATTGGTCAAAAGGTGTTTAATGAAGTGTCTGAGGGTCTGCTGTCATCATCTTGGCCACCGCTAAACATTGGGAGTAGTTGTGTGGAAGTGAAGCTTCCACAACCATGGCCACCACCTAGGCTAGAGTTCATGAGCAGCAAGTCTAAGTTTACAAGTGGTCATGATACTGAAGGTCCATCTCAAATATAGGCAACTGCTCTCCAGTGGATTGTCAAATGTGTACAATTCAAGTTAGTAAGCATTCTCTTTGCTCCAATTGAAATAGCAGCGCCATGTTCATTTGCAAAGTTGTCTGAAGCTCCTGCTACCAATTTTGTACATCTTATTGAGGAGCATTGGAAATGCATGCTACTACTTAAGAACAAGGAGGAGATGAGCTAGATGCAATTTCCCCTAGAATCAGCAAGCGCAGACTTAGTTGGTGCAGAATCTGATGCTCAAGGTGATAGAAAATGGGATGGAGCAATGAAAAGGGATATTATTTCAGTCGTGGAGGGCAATGAATCTTTGCAAGTGATGTTTTCAAGCGAGCTAATTCATAAAGGCTTTCTATAGTTGGATATATTGATGACCGGAGATTGGTGGAGAGAAGACACAATCTATGAGTGCAATATGGGTTCGATGGTGGTGCTGCTATTACATTGGCCTCAAAATTGTAGTGACGGTGCAATATTACTCTTGCCTCCTTGGCCACTACCAAAGCAAAGAAGTGATAAGTTGTTCAAAGCAAAGAAGTGATAAGTTGTTCAATTCTATTAGGGGCATTAGTGATGAGCTTTGCATGGTTCTAAAGCAACATCTTCATAATTTGTTTGTTGTGCATGTCTTCTCAAGCTGGTATGAGTGGAGCTTGTTACATCAATTGATAGTGTGCTTGGACattttgatcaataattagAGCACATTCTGCACAGAATCAACAATTCGGAGGAGTGCAATTTTGATTTGTCAAGACAATAGATTGAAGATTATCCAGAGCATGTGTCCTACTACTGTTATCATAGAAGTATAATTGAGGTGGTCGTGAGGTTGAACAGGGTGGGCTGAATTTGTGTAAAGTCCAGAGATAAGTGGAGGGATCAATACAAGAGATTATTCAGCTGAAGTGTTTTCATATGCTAGTACATTGGTACAACTATCTTCTCTGCTCCTCATAGTTTAGTTGGGACCTTGGTCTGCACTTATGTTTCATGGAGTATATTCAAACTGCACGAGAAGTTAAATGAAACTCTCCTAAAGCTTGTGCTGCGATGGTATTGGAGGTGCTTGAACTTGCATCTGGTGCAAACAAAAGGCAATGGATATCGCACGGGAATTGTTCTCTTCCTAAAGGATGTTGTGTTTCATGAAGTGTTATGCTATATGAGGTACAAGATGCATTATTCTTCAGTGagttcaagtgctcaagatgtTCAGTTCACCACCGTCAAGGAACGTCGTATACCGTCGGATCATGGAGGTTATTTGGCATCAGCTTGGGGAAAAGCCGATTCTAAGGAGGAAGGAATGTCATGGTCATGGGCCTACATTGGACTGGCTACCAGGCTAGATAGATGGGTCGGCTTTGAGCCCAAGTGGCTAGGAACATTGGTACTACAAAAGAAGCGAGGCCTCAATAGCTCACTGGATCGAAGAATAAAAAATAGGAACAATGCCTTCTTTTTCCTCAAGCTCTGATCCACCCCTGTGCTTCCTTCTCTATTTCCATCCCCTTGCTCGTCCCGAGTCTAATGCTTCTTCCTAGTCCTTAGAGTTCTTTCTTTCTCAAATTGTATCCCTATAACCTGTATTCAAGCCTGGAACTTGCAATGCATGCATCGGTTGGTGTTGAATTGAAGCTTTACTGATCGGGTATGTAACAAGGGGCTTGAGCCTCTAGCCCCTGACaaaccaagtggagaagtgTCTTGGTTTGTATGTGATGAGGCATTGATAACAATTGATGCgtcttgaacttggttagcatgtgtttatggatgtttgttcttgttcttgtctaactcgagttggcggTGTTTGGAATTAGCGAATTTTTCTTTGTACACAGAAAAATTACACATCCGGTGTGAATATCGGAtattctggtgttcaccggaagttctgatgtgggcagtgtatactcatcggactatttcttgcaaagagcaaTTTTTCGGATGAAATTAGAGATCAatacaccgaaaggtccggtgagtATAGTGGCTACACCGGAGGATATCATCAGaacattttcagtgctgaaacAGATATGAAAGCTAACACCAAATGGTAGTTGATGTTTTCTCAttgaggtttttttttaaattttttttttacgatcCTTGGAGAGGTACCAAGATATCAATGTGAAGTTTTGGTATCTTCTCGCCTCAACTAGAATTTCTTTATACCTATCAGTACTTTTCCAAAGTACCGTAAAGTAGCTCTTTCTTGTTTCCTCAAAGGAACACACTAGACAGACACGTTATTGAACGTGGCACCACttatacatatgaagattcgaaAGGAACAACGCGCATGGCGTCTCCTTCGTTTTGATGTGAAAGCTTTAGCGAACTTCTGAAGCAGCAGTCTTGTTGAAGACGATGACTGGCCTGTAACAACAGCCAGGCTCATCCTGGGCCTGAGAAAGGCACATATTTCCAAGCGTTGTGGAAAAAACAAGGGGAAATACAGTGGTTGGGAAAAAGGGAATGCCAGTATGCTACACGAGAAAAAAGTTTCTTCATCGATATTTTGTAAATTAACAACTGCAGCAATCTCTTTGATGCCATATTTTCATGCTGATTGCTGCCTGCCAAAGCATGGGACACTGCTGATGGCGAGCTTCGCATTTTGGCGCCTGCAGAATCATTCAGAATAGATACATCGCAAAATATTTGAGGGGACACTAACCACAACACACTGAAACAATGGGTAAGTACCGATAAGTTCCAAGTCATGCATGCAGTAGATATTGCTCGGTTAATCTGACTTTCATATCCACACCCATGCAATGATATGATGTAACAACCAACAGACTTGGTGCAACTTCAGCTGTGTGCATGTTCTCTCGCACTTAGTGCTACCTGCACACGGACACAGCTGTTAGAATCCAATTCAGATTCGGGTGtccaattttgtaaaaaaaatttaaacacacGAGATATAACTCAGATATTAGAATCTGATTCAGATTCAGAGTATCTAATTCGGCAAAAAAATAGACACAAATGTCAAGTAACACAGATGTCCTTTGAATTCCAAAATAACGTCCGTGTATCCCACCATATTCCTACTCAAGTTTTTCATATAATCCCCTTCCAATTCCATTGAAAAAAGAAGCTGTGTGTCCGTTCAGTCTTCACACTATAACAATGGCTAGGAAGCATACATCGTATAGCTTCTTCAGTTCAGGTAATCAGGTAGCTGCACCCTTTTCTTCAGTGAGTAGATGACTAGGAAGAAAGAAGCAACAACGACGACGCCTCCCTCCCGCGGCGATCACACCCGAAAGGATGATCCACCACCGTCTCCACATCGTTCACCCGTTTGGCGCCGCGGCGCGGCATCAATGGCTGAGCCGActcctcctccggcgccgcAACGTTTTCAGAACGAAGTAACGCAGCGCCGGCCGTTGCAGGTCGGTGCCTGAGCTGAGACTTGTTGCTCATGTCACCGGCACCACCACAGACGAGACGAGTATTATTCTCAGACAAGCTTCCTGTCCTGGAGTCGTCATCGTCGGCCAGGAGCAGCCCCGATTCGTCTTTCTCGCCGTCGGATTCGAGGTCGGCCTCGGTGCTGATGCTCTCATAACGCGGGTTGCAGCTGCCGCCGTCGATGACCTCCCCTTCCGCGAGCCTGCGTGCATCGGTTTGATTGCAGAGACAAGAAATTAGCTGACCACCGTGACAAGAACCGCGGTGGAATCAGATAACTGATCAGCTGACCAGCACAAGATGGTGTCGCAGGGAACCGCGGTGGCGATGGACAGAAGGACAGGACGGGGAGAACTTACAGATGCGCCGGGGTGGCGCCGGTGAGCGCCAGCCGCGCCATGCGCAGCAAGGACGCAGCCCGCCGCGTGAGGTCCCGGAGCTGCCGGCCGTCGGCGCCGGCCATCTCCTGCACGCGCGCGCACAAGTAGTCTTTGGACTGCGTTGTGGTTAGTTTTGGTAGAAATGAGCCCGATTTGAAGAGGAGATCTAGAGCTTGAGATCTGAGCAATGAGATTAGGCTGCGAGTTAGCAGTTGAGTGGTGGGCAAGTGGAGTGGGGGTGGGAAAGCACTTGCACTTGCACCGTTGCATTGCATTCCATAGAGGTCAAAGATTTGGAGAGTTGGGCAGAGGTTGAC comes from the Phragmites australis chromosome 22, lpPhrAust1.1, whole genome shotgun sequence genome and includes:
- the LOC133904927 gene encoding uncharacterized protein LOC133904927 translates to MQCNGASASAFPPPLHLPTTQLLTRSLISLLRSQALDLLFKSGSFLPKLTTTQSKDYLCARVQEMAGADGRQLRDLTRRAASLLRMARLALTGATPAHLLAEGEVIDGGSCNPRYESISTEADLESDGEKDESGLLLADDDDSRTGSLSENNTRLVCGGAGDMSNKSQLRHRPATAGAALLRSENVAAPEEESAQPLMPRRGAKRVNDVETVVDHPFGCDRRGREASSLLLLSS